In one Ictalurus furcatus strain D&B chromosome 28, Billie_1.0, whole genome shotgun sequence genomic region, the following are encoded:
- the LOC128603316 gene encoding uncharacterized protein LOC128603316 — MCNYYHSLKYIRISYFIPHPPQTTPPHTIPPQTTPPTPHHRTPPTPKPHHPTPSHPPQTTPPHIIPPYTTHPKTTPLHTTPSHPTPHHPPQTTPPHTIPHHPPQTTPPPHHPPQTTPHHPTPPTAPHTIPHHPPQTTPPHTTHPKPHTIPHHPQNPTPSHTTHPNNTPPHHPPQTTPPHTIPHHPTPSTPNHTPPHHPPQTTPPHTIHPKTTPPHTIHPKTTPPHTTHPKPHHPTPSYTTHPKTTPPHTIPHHPPQTTPHTPSHPTHPKPQFTV, encoded by the coding sequence atgtgcaaTTATTATCATTCACTTAAATACATTCGCATATCATATTTCATACCCCACCCACCCCAAACCACACCACCCCACACCATCCCACCCCAAACCACACCACCCACCCCACACCATCGTACACCACCCACCCCAAAACCACACCACCCCACACCATCCCATCCACCCCAAACCACACCACCCCACATCATCCCACCCTACACCACCCACCCCAAaaccacaccactccacaccacccCATCCCACCCCACACCACACCACCCACCCCAAACCACACCACCCCACACCATCCCACACCACCCACCCCAaacaacaccccccccacaccacCCACCCCaaaccacaccacaccatcCCACACCACCCACAGCACCCCACACCATCCCACACCACCCACCCCAAACAACACCCCCCCACACCACCCACCCCAAACCCCACACCATCCCACACCACCCACAAAACCCCACACCATCCCACACCACCCACCCAAACAACACCCCCCCACACCACCCACCCCAAACCACACCACCCCACACCAtcccacaccaccccacacCATCCACCCCAaaccacacccccccacaccaCCCACCCCAAACCACACCACCCCACACCATCCACCCCAAAACCACACCACCCCACACCATCCACCCCAAAACCACACCACCCCACACCACCCACCCCAAACCACACCACCCCACACCATCGTACACCACCCACCCCAAAACCACACCACCCCACACCATCCCACACCACCCACCCCAAACCACACCCCACACACCATCCCACCCCACACACCCTAAACCACAGTTTACTGTTTGA